Proteins from one Mycteria americana isolate JAX WOST 10 ecotype Jacksonville Zoo and Gardens chromosome 1, USCA_MyAme_1.0, whole genome shotgun sequence genomic window:
- the TFG gene encoding protein TFG isoform X1 produces MNGQLDLSGKLIIKAQLGEDIRRIPIHNEDITYDELVLMMQRVFRGKLLSNDEVTIKYKDEDGDLITIFDSSDLSFAIQCSRILKLTLFVNGQPRPLESNQVKYLRRELIELRNKVNRLLDCLEPPAEPGLSTSLPESDAVDGREEKPAAADSNVKPSTQVIAASMSAFDPLKNQDEISKNVMSAFGLTDDQVSGPPSAPAEERSGTPDSIASSSSAAHPPGVQAQQPPYPGTQPQTGQVEGQMYQQYQQPGYPAQQPQAQPQQQYGMQYPAGYSQQQTPSQQAQQFPAYSQPAAPAPAAAFPGQPQQLPAQQPPQYPGGSYPPQPYTTQASQPAPYSGSQAAPGTYQPRPGFTPPPGSTMTPPPSATNPYARSRPPFGPQGYTQPGPGYR; encoded by the exons ATGAATGGGCAGCTGGACTTAAGTGGGAAGCTGATCATCAAAGCTCAGCTTGGGGAAGATATTAGGAGAATTCCTATTCATAATGAAGATATCACCTATGATGAATTGGTGCTAATGATGCAAAGAGTTTTTAGAGGAAAACTTCTGAGCAATGATGAAGtcacaataaaatataaagatgaaG aTGGAGATCTTATAACAATTTTTGATAGCTCAGATCTTTCCTTTGCAATTCAGTGCAGTAGGATACTTAAGCTGACATTGTTTG TGAATGGACAACCAAGACCCCTAGAATCTAATCAGGTGAAATACCTGCGTCGAGAGCTGATAGAACTTCGCAATAAAGTGAATCGTTTACTGGACTGTTTAGAACCACCAGCTGAACCAGGGCTTTCCACTAGTCTGCCTGAAAGTG ATGCTGTAgatggcagagaagaaaagcctgctgctgctgactcTAATGTTAAGCCATCTACTCAAGTTATAGCAGCAAGCATGTCTGCATTTGATCCGCTAAAGAACCAGGATGAAATCAGCAAGAATGTCATGTCAGCATTTGGCTTGACAGACGATCAGGTGTCAG GACCACCCAGTGCCCCTGCAGAAGAACGATCAGGAACACCGGACAGCAtcgcttcctcctcttctgcagcccATCCCCCTGGTGTTCAGGCACAGCAGCCACCGTACCCTGGAACACAGCCACAGACTGGTCAGGTGGAAG GTCAGATGTATCAACAGTACCAACAGCCTGGTTATCCTGCTCAGCAGCCGCAGGCTCAGCCTCAGCAACAGTATGGTATGCAGTACCCAG CAGGCTACAGTCAGCAGCAAACCCCCTCGCAGCAAGCCCAGCAGTTCCCGGCCTACAGccagccggcggccccggccccggccgccgccttcCCCGGGCAGCCGCAGCAGCTGCCGGCGCAGCAGCCCCCGCAGTACCCGGGGGGCAGCTACCCCCCGCAGCCCTACACCACGCAGGCCTCCCAGCCCGCCCCTTACAGCGGCTCCCAGGCGGCGCCCGGCACCTACCAGCCGCGGCCCGGCTTCACCCCCCCGCCCGGCAGCACCATGACCCCCCCGCCCAGCGCCACCAACCCCTACGCCCGCAGCCGGCCTCCCTTCGGCCCCCAGGGCTACACCCAGCCGGGACCTGGCTACCGGTAA
- the TFG gene encoding protein TFG isoform X2, whose amino-acid sequence MNGQLDLSGKLIIKAQLGEDIRRIPIHNEDITYDELVLMMQRVFRGKLLSNDEVTIKYKDEDGDLITIFDSSDLSFAIQCSRILKLTLFVNGQPRPLESNQVKYLRRELIELRNKVNRLLDCLEPPAEPGLSTSLPESDAVDGREEKPAAADSNVKPSTQVIAASMSAFDPLKNQDEISKNVMSAFGLTDDQVSGPPSAPAEERSGTPDSIASSSSAAHPPGVQAQQPPYPGTQPQTGQVEGQMYQQYQQPGYPAQQPQAQPQQQYGMQYPGYSQQQTPSQQAQQFPAYSQPAAPAPAAAFPGQPQQLPAQQPPQYPGGSYPPQPYTTQASQPAPYSGSQAAPGTYQPRPGFTPPPGSTMTPPPSATNPYARSRPPFGPQGYTQPGPGYR is encoded by the exons ATGAATGGGCAGCTGGACTTAAGTGGGAAGCTGATCATCAAAGCTCAGCTTGGGGAAGATATTAGGAGAATTCCTATTCATAATGAAGATATCACCTATGATGAATTGGTGCTAATGATGCAAAGAGTTTTTAGAGGAAAACTTCTGAGCAATGATGAAGtcacaataaaatataaagatgaaG aTGGAGATCTTATAACAATTTTTGATAGCTCAGATCTTTCCTTTGCAATTCAGTGCAGTAGGATACTTAAGCTGACATTGTTTG TGAATGGACAACCAAGACCCCTAGAATCTAATCAGGTGAAATACCTGCGTCGAGAGCTGATAGAACTTCGCAATAAAGTGAATCGTTTACTGGACTGTTTAGAACCACCAGCTGAACCAGGGCTTTCCACTAGTCTGCCTGAAAGTG ATGCTGTAgatggcagagaagaaaagcctgctgctgctgactcTAATGTTAAGCCATCTACTCAAGTTATAGCAGCAAGCATGTCTGCATTTGATCCGCTAAAGAACCAGGATGAAATCAGCAAGAATGTCATGTCAGCATTTGGCTTGACAGACGATCAGGTGTCAG GACCACCCAGTGCCCCTGCAGAAGAACGATCAGGAACACCGGACAGCAtcgcttcctcctcttctgcagcccATCCCCCTGGTGTTCAGGCACAGCAGCCACCGTACCCTGGAACACAGCCACAGACTGGTCAGGTGGAAG GTCAGATGTATCAACAGTACCAACAGCCTGGTTATCCTGCTCAGCAGCCGCAGGCTCAGCCTCAGCAACAGTATGGTATGCAGTACCCAG GCTACAGTCAGCAGCAAACCCCCTCGCAGCAAGCCCAGCAGTTCCCGGCCTACAGccagccggcggccccggccccggccgccgccttcCCCGGGCAGCCGCAGCAGCTGCCGGCGCAGCAGCCCCCGCAGTACCCGGGGGGCAGCTACCCCCCGCAGCCCTACACCACGCAGGCCTCCCAGCCCGCCCCTTACAGCGGCTCCCAGGCGGCGCCCGGCACCTACCAGCCGCGGCCCGGCTTCACCCCCCCGCCCGGCAGCACCATGACCCCCCCGCCCAGCGCCACCAACCCCTACGCCCGCAGCCGGCCTCCCTTCGGCCCCCAGGGCTACACCCAGCCGGGACCTGGCTACCGGTAA